The window TGAGTCCATGATACTTTAGAATTTCTACCAAGACACTTCGCTCTTTTTGTTACAAAATTATAAATTCCACCTTTTCCAGTTACTGGATCTCCAGCGTACCAATTTTGTACAGTTGAATATTTAATCTCCGCATCATCTAAAACTATGATTTCAACTACAGCAGCATGAAGCTGATTTGTATCAAATTTTGGAGCAGTGCATCCTTCAAGGTATGAAGCATAAGCACCCTCTTCGGCAATTATTAAAGTTCTTTCAAATTGGCCAGTATCTTGAGTGTTTATTCTAAAATAACTAGATAAATCCATCGGACTTTTAACTCCTTTGGGTATAAATACGAATGAACCATCTGTAAAAACAGCAGAATTTAGAGCTGCGAAAAAGTTATCTCCTGGAGGTACTACACTACCCATATATTTTTTTATTAGCTCAGGATAATCTTTAATAGCTTCACTAATTGAACAGAAAATTATACCGACATCTTTAAGTTGTTTTTTAAATGTTGTTGCAACAGAAACAGAATCAAAAATTGCATCCACAGCAACTTTGGGCTTTCCCATCTCAACACCTGCTAGAGCTTTACGTTCATCTAGTGGAATACCTAGTTTTTCATATGTTTCTAAGATTTCGGGAGCTACTTCATCCAACGATTTAAACTTTTTCTTCGGTGCAGCATAGTAGTGAATATTTTGATAATCAATCTTGTTATAATCGAAATGTCCCCAATGAGGTTCTTTCATTTTCTTCCAATTTTCAAAGGCTTTTAACCTAAACTCAAGCATCCAATCAGGCTCTTCCTTATTTTTTGAGATAAGTCTTATAATGTTTTCATCCAAACCTTTTGGGGCAATTTCCTGATCTGTACTGGTTACAAATCCGTATTGATACTCTTTATCTATTATTGTTTTCAACTCTTTATCAGACATACACTTCCCTACCTTTCATTATCTTTACAAAAGGAGTATACTATTATTCAAAGCTATCACTTATGATTAATACTTATCTTTTTAGGGCAATTTTCATGATAAATCACAGTAGTAGGCATCCAAATTTGTATTTGTTTCAAATTTGGATTTAAATAAAGTTATGCCTAGACAAATCATCAGACTCACTTACCTTGACGATCTAATAGTAATATCGTCATCTAAGGTCTATCTAAACTTCTTATGAGTAGAAAAACAAACGCTGCGGAAATAATCAACAGCCGAAAAAAAGCAGTTGAATTACTTTACTGGTCCAATACCCTCAAAGCGTGAAACTATTTCACTGCTTTTTTACAATCCAGATAATAGAAATAGTCACCTTCATACACTTTTATATGCCCAGTATCTACTTCAAAAACTCTGTTTGTAATCTCTTTCAAAAAGAACCTATCGTGACTAACCAAAAGTATTGTCCCTGCATATCTTTTCAGTGCATCTAATAATACAACTCTGGATTTTAAGTCAAGATGGTTTGTTGGCTCATCAAGTACAAGACAATTAAATGGAATAGTTAGCAAATAAGCCAAAATTATTCTTGCTTTCTCACCACCTGAAAGATATTTAATCTTCTTATATACCTCATCACCCCTAAACAGGAACGAAGCTAACAAGTTCCTAATCGACGGGTCATTCATTTCAGGGAGTTTGGCTTGAATAATTTCTAGTATTGTTAAATTTTCATCCAGATCATCTAAAGTACTTTGACCAAAATAACCAATTGAAATACTTGGACCAACTATAACTTCACCATGTGAGGGTTCTGTAAATCCTGATAACACCTTGAGAAACGTTGATTTTCCCGCTCCATTTACTCCAACTACAGCAATTTTATCTTGTCTATTTACCATAGCAGTTAAATCTTCAAATACAATATTTGGTGAATTATCACTCTTTTTCCAAATTTTTGACAAATTCTTGATTGAGACCACATCGTTTCCACCTCTTGGAATTTCAGGAAGTTCAATTGAGATCTCATAATCTTCCGGTATCAATTCTACTCTATCAATTTTATCCAATTTTTTTACTCTCGATTGTACTTGTGCTGCATGACTTGCTCTAGCCTTAAATCGAGCAATAAACTCTTCTTCTTTTTTTAGCATACTTTGCTGTCTGGAAAATTCAGCAGCATTATTTCTTTTAATAATCTCTTTTTCTCGTTCGTAAAAATCATAGTTGCCTGTAAAAGAAGTAATTTTACCATTAGATATCTCAACAATTTTATTTACAACAGAGTTCATGAACTCTCTATCATGAGTGGTCATAAAAATTGAACCTTTAAAGTTTCTCAACCAACTTTCAAGCCATATAATTGTTTCCATATCAAGATAATTTGTAGGCTCATCCATCAAAATAAGATCTGGGTTTAAAATCAGGACTTTAGCAAGAGCTATTCTCATTTTCCATCCACCACTAAAATCCTCAGTTTTCTTATCATGATCAATGGGAAATATTCCTAAACCTGTTAATATTTCTCTGGCATTTATCTCAACTTCATAACCACCAAGCTTTTCAAATTCAGTTTGATCTTCACCCATTTTCTCAAGTATTACATTCATCTCTTCCATATCCAGATCCGGATCTGAAAGCCTTGTTTCGTATTCTTTTAAGTTTTCTGCTAATAACGCCAGCCTTTCATTACCTGCAATAACCTCTTCTAAGGCAGTTCTTCCTCGCATTTCACCAGATTTCTGAGAAAAATAAGCAA is drawn from Candidatus Delongbacteria bacterium and contains these coding sequences:
- the sufB gene encoding Fe-S cluster assembly protein SufB produces the protein MSDKELKTIIDKEYQYGFVTSTDQEIAPKGLDENIIRLISKNKEEPDWMLEFRLKAFENWKKMKEPHWGHFDYNKIDYQNIHYYAAPKKKFKSLDEVAPEILETYEKLGIPLDERKALAGVEMGKPKVAVDAIFDSVSVATTFKKQLKDVGIIFCSISEAIKDYPELIKKYMGSVVPPGDNFFAALNSAVFTDGSFVFIPKGVKSPMDLSSYFRINTQDTGQFERTLIIAEEGAYASYLEGCTAPKFDTNQLHAAVVEIIVLDDAEIKYSTVQNWYAGDPVTGKGGIYNFVTKRAKCLGRNSKVSWTQVETGSSITWKYPSCILIGDNSIGEFYSVALTTNHQIADTGSKMIHIGKNTKSTIISKGISAGKSEATYRGLVKINNKAENAENFTQCDSMLIGDKCGAHTFPYIEVENNSSNVGHEASTLKVTDEQLQYFQQRGITAEDALSTIVNGFCKDIFRELPAEFAVEATQLLNVRLENTVG
- a CDS encoding ABC-F family ATP-binding cassette domain-containing protein, whose product is MISFVNVTKTEGGVTLYSDASFQINEGEKIGFVGPNGAGKTTCFRMIVGEARPDSGSIITKNSVRIAYFSQKSGEMRGRTALEEVIAGNERLALLAENLKEYETRLSDPDLDMEEMNVILEKMGEDQTEFEKLGGYEVEINAREILTGLGIFPIDHDKKTEDFSGGWKMRIALAKVLILNPDLILMDEPTNYLDMETIIWLESWLRNFKGSIFMTTHDREFMNSVVNKIVEISNGKITSFTGNYDFYEREKEIIKRNNAAEFSRQQSMLKKEEEFIARFKARASHAAQVQSRVKKLDKIDRVELIPEDYEISIELPEIPRGGNDVVSIKNLSKIWKKSDNSPNIVFEDLTAMVNRQDKIAVVGVNGAGKSTFLKVLSGFTEPSHGEVIVGPSISIGYFGQSTLDDLDENLTILEIIQAKLPEMNDPSIRNLLASFLFRGDEVYKKIKYLSGGEKARIILAYLLTIPFNCLVLDEPTNHLDLKSRVVLLDALKRYAGTILLVSHDRFFLKEITNRVFEVDTGHIKVYEGDYFYYLDCKKAVK